One stretch of Anaerolineales bacterium DNA includes these proteins:
- a CDS encoding glycosyltransferase family 2 protein, producing the protein MPPAVSVIVPCYNEARTIRELLDSIEAQTFDLANLEVLISDGGSTDGTREVVSDITAATPQLRITLVDNPDRSIPAALNRALAAASGGVVIRLDAHAVPASDYIARCVQVLAETEAANVGGVWDIRPGAEGWVARSIAAAVAHRLGAGDAGYRAGARAGEVDTVPFGAFDRRWLDRVGTFNEDLLTNEDYEYNYRIRKAGGKIWLDPSIRCVYIARPTLSALAKQYWRYGFWKAHMLTLHPHSLRLRQAIPPAFVAALLGLLVVAPFLPAAAAGLIGLAGIYLAVVLGAALFRSARRRDISLMIGLPAAWASVHLCWGMGFLAGLASALMTRRRHA; encoded by the coding sequence GTGCCGCCTGCAGTTAGTGTGATCGTTCCGTGCTACAACGAGGCGCGCACGATTCGGGAGCTGCTGGACTCGATCGAAGCCCAGACATTCGACTTGGCGAACCTCGAAGTCCTCATCTCCGATGGCGGCTCGACAGATGGGACGCGCGAGGTCGTTTCGGACATCACAGCGGCAACGCCTCAGTTGAGAATCACCCTGGTCGATAATCCAGACCGCAGCATCCCGGCGGCGCTCAACCGCGCGCTGGCGGCAGCGTCTGGCGGGGTGGTGATTCGCCTCGACGCCCATGCCGTCCCTGCGTCGGACTACATCGCCCGCTGTGTGCAGGTGCTGGCGGAGACCGAGGCAGCCAACGTCGGCGGGGTGTGGGACATTCGTCCGGGTGCCGAGGGGTGGGTGGCGCGATCAATCGCCGCCGCCGTCGCCCACAGGCTAGGTGCAGGCGATGCCGGCTATCGGGCTGGTGCTCGCGCCGGTGAGGTCGACACCGTGCCATTCGGGGCCTTCGATCGGCGCTGGCTCGACCGAGTGGGGACCTTCAACGAGGATCTGCTCACCAATGAGGACTACGAGTACAACTACCGCATCCGCAAGGCGGGCGGCAAGATCTGGCTCGATCCGTCGATTCGCTGCGTGTACATCGCCCGGCCGACGCTGTCCGCGTTGGCGAAGCAGTATTGGCGCTACGGCTTCTGGAAGGCGCACATGCTGACGCTCCACCCGCATTCGCTCCGCCTGCGCCAGGCGATTCCGCCCGCCTTCGTCGCCGCGCTCCTGGGGCTGCTCGTCGTCGCCCCATTCTTGCCGGCCGCGGCGGCCGGATTGATCGGTCTGGCGGGCATCTATCTCGCAGTCGTGCTCGGGGCGGCGCTTTTTCGGTCTGCCCGCCGACGCGATATAAGTCTGATGATCGGACTTCCCGCTGCCTGGGCGAGCGTGCACTTGTGCTGGGGGATGGGTTTCCTGGCCGGTCTGGCTTCAGCCCTGATGACTCGAAGGAGACATGCGTAA